Proteins from one Arthrobacter sp. DNA4 genomic window:
- a CDS encoding beta-ketoacyl synthase, whose product MNTPAPRAVVTGAGTINPLGTTVKETWEALLEGHSGITALDQDWAEQLPVKIAGQITADLSEHLSTREMKRMDRCGQLALVSAREAWTQAGSPEVDPERFAVVIGSAYGGLGSTIEQDRTLNQSGPRKVSPHTLTRLMANGPAAWVSIDLGARGGARTPVSACASGAEAIVQAAELIRSGAADVVIAGGVDASVNDLVISGFAQIRALSTRSDNPQRAARPFDGGRDGFVLAEGAAVVVLESEEHARARGAAILGAVAGGAVTSDANDIVAADPAMQRRVMQKALDSARMEPAEIGFVHAHATSTPVGDRLEGQAINAVFGASVPVTSTKGHTGHLLGGAGALAAVVVLEALRTGQLPGTLNVEALDPEVDLNVVTESAHQLPPGFAPAGLVNAFGFGGHSVALVLTGA is encoded by the coding sequence CACCACGGTCAAGGAGACCTGGGAGGCGCTGCTTGAGGGGCACTCCGGGATCACCGCCCTGGACCAGGACTGGGCGGAGCAGCTGCCGGTCAAAATCGCCGGGCAAATTACTGCCGACCTTTCGGAGCACCTCAGTACCCGCGAAATGAAGCGTATGGACCGTTGCGGCCAGCTCGCCCTGGTCTCAGCCCGGGAGGCATGGACGCAGGCCGGCAGTCCCGAGGTTGACCCCGAGCGGTTCGCGGTGGTGATCGGTTCCGCTTACGGCGGCCTGGGCTCCACCATCGAGCAGGACCGCACGCTGAACCAGTCCGGGCCGCGGAAGGTTTCCCCGCACACCCTCACCCGGCTTATGGCCAACGGTCCCGCCGCCTGGGTCTCCATCGACCTTGGCGCCCGCGGCGGTGCGCGGACGCCGGTCAGCGCCTGCGCCTCCGGGGCTGAGGCGATTGTCCAGGCAGCCGAGCTGATCCGCTCCGGTGCCGCCGACGTCGTCATTGCCGGCGGCGTTGATGCCTCCGTCAACGACCTGGTGATCAGCGGCTTCGCCCAGATCCGTGCACTGTCCACCCGCTCGGATAACCCGCAGCGGGCCGCGCGCCCGTTCGACGGCGGCCGGGACGGCTTTGTACTCGCAGAGGGCGCCGCGGTGGTGGTGCTGGAGAGCGAAGAACACGCCCGTGCCCGCGGCGCCGCCATCCTGGGTGCCGTCGCCGGGGGAGCGGTGACCTCCGATGCCAACGACATCGTGGCGGCAGATCCTGCGATGCAGCGCCGCGTCATGCAGAAAGCGCTGGACTCGGCCAGGATGGAACCGGCGGAGATTGGGTTTGTCCATGCCCACGCCACGTCCACCCCCGTGGGCGACCGGCTGGAAGGCCAGGCAATCAACGCCGTCTTCGGCGCCTCCGTGCCGGTGACGTCCACGAAGGGCCACACCGGACACCTGCTGGGCGGCGCGGGCGCGTTGGCCGCCGTCGTGGTCCTCGAAGCCCTCCGCACCGGCCAACTCCCCGGGACGTTGAACGTGGAGGCGCTGGACCCGGAAGTGGACCTCAACGTCGTCACCGAAAGCGCCCACCAGCTTCCGCCCGGGTTTGCCCCGGCAGGACTGGTGAATGCGTTCGGCTTCGGTGGCCACAGCGTGGCTCTGGTGCTCACCGGCGCCTAG